Proteins found in one Paenibacillus wynnii genomic segment:
- a CDS encoding alpha-mannosidase: protein MFLIENKLQARIHELSTLRYRDRQSLSVFSACEDRREDINPTLPGADANWQPMHVHESWTGRDLYLWLRTEAEIPLEWDNKRIVGLFDFGDTGGGNNSGFESLFYWEGKPFQGVDSNHKEVFLPASAAGSRSELVFRLWSGLEGGGQPRNQTHTFKQAELCWLDEKIDDLVFTGSAILETLKVLDQNAPERTKLLHALQQSLRLIDWADPQSEDFFVSVYEARDDLSARLETMDKLSDVTVTCIGHTHIDVAWLWRLKHTREKCARSFSTVMRLMEMFPEYVFLQTQPQLYEYVKEDYPELYESIKERIAEGRWEAGGGMWLEADCNLTSGESLVRQLLIGTRFLKEEFGTECRYLWLPDVFGYSWSLPQILKKSGIHTFMTTKISWNQYNRMPFDTFQWRGIDGSEVLTHFITTPEPWSEPGSWFYTYNGKIIPKTVKGIWDAYRDKEMNQDLLLSYGYGDGGGGVNREMLEMRRRLDLLPGLPKVTTGRADDYFEKLQQTVSNTDSYIHTWDGELYLEYHRGTYTSQAYNKRMNRKLELAYREAEWLNALQSILQEDWSLYQAKPLTAGWKIILRNQFHDIIPGSSIREVYEDSAVEYEEAEQIGNQVDTQARAAIAAEESAGSFSIWNSSPWTITELVAIPASSGMAQGCWLNDSGVRLNAQLEAGIWSIEVRDIPSLGYTTIHFQGNEEYISSGKSPFSHSESGIETPYYQLKWNEAGQLTRIYDKEAQREVLAKGARGNILQVFEDKPLAHEAWDIDIFYQENMREIHHCSAIEVVEFGSIRAVIRFNWQYRNSTISQNLIVYSANRRIDYVTEVDWHEKQQLLKVAFPVGIRTTEATYDIQFGNVKRPTHWNTSWDWARFESVGHQWADLSDKGYGVSLLNDSKYGYDIKSNVLRLTLIKSATHPDPHADQGLHRFTYALLPHQGDWLAGQTVKQAWMLNAPIRYTKGRADQTSRSMFALSSDTAMISAVKKAEDSDCVIVRIHDYSGSVNTLELTSGLQIHGWRETNLMEKPQGELIKDTPISFVLEPYEIKTFEIDLRL from the coding sequence ATGTTTCTTATCGAAAACAAGCTACAGGCACGTATTCACGAATTATCCACACTTCGTTACCGGGATCGGCAGTCTCTGAGCGTATTTTCCGCCTGCGAAGATCGCCGTGAAGACATTAATCCGACTTTGCCAGGTGCCGACGCTAATTGGCAGCCTATGCATGTACACGAGTCCTGGACAGGCCGGGATCTCTATTTATGGCTGCGCACAGAAGCCGAAATCCCTCTAGAATGGGACAACAAGCGAATCGTCGGCTTGTTTGATTTCGGTGATACCGGGGGAGGCAACAATTCCGGTTTTGAATCCCTTTTCTATTGGGAAGGCAAACCCTTTCAAGGCGTTGATTCCAATCATAAGGAGGTATTCCTTCCGGCATCGGCGGCAGGCAGCCGTAGTGAGCTAGTCTTCCGTCTATGGTCCGGCCTCGAAGGCGGCGGGCAGCCCCGCAACCAGACCCATACCTTTAAGCAGGCAGAACTCTGCTGGCTGGATGAGAAAATAGACGATCTTGTATTTACCGGATCGGCAATTCTTGAAACCTTAAAAGTCCTAGACCAAAATGCACCGGAGCGGACGAAGCTGCTTCATGCACTACAGCAATCCTTGCGGCTGATCGACTGGGCGGATCCGCAATCAGAAGACTTCTTCGTCTCCGTCTACGAAGCCAGGGACGATCTTAGTGCTCGCCTGGAAACCATGGATAAACTATCTGATGTTACCGTCACCTGTATCGGCCATACCCACATTGACGTTGCCTGGCTTTGGCGGCTTAAGCATACACGCGAGAAATGCGCGCGTTCTTTCTCCACCGTGATGCGTTTGATGGAGATGTTCCCTGAGTACGTTTTCCTTCAGACGCAACCCCAGCTTTATGAATATGTGAAAGAAGACTATCCAGAGCTCTATGAATCCATCAAGGAACGCATAGCAGAAGGCCGCTGGGAAGCCGGCGGCGGCATGTGGCTTGAAGCGGACTGTAACCTGACCTCGGGCGAATCGCTAGTTCGTCAATTGTTGATCGGCACACGTTTCCTGAAGGAAGAGTTCGGGACGGAATGCCGGTATTTGTGGCTGCCGGATGTGTTCGGTTACAGTTGGTCCCTGCCGCAAATTTTGAAGAAATCCGGAATCCACACTTTTATGACCACCAAAATCAGTTGGAATCAATATAATCGGATGCCATTCGACACGTTCCAATGGCGCGGCATTGACGGCTCAGAGGTGCTGACCCATTTCATTACAACACCTGAGCCTTGGTCCGAGCCAGGTTCATGGTTCTACACTTATAACGGCAAGATCATCCCCAAGACGGTCAAAGGAATATGGGATGCCTACCGAGACAAAGAAATGAATCAGGATCTGCTTCTGTCGTACGGCTATGGTGACGGCGGTGGTGGCGTAAACCGCGAAATGCTCGAGATGCGGCGGCGGCTGGATTTGTTGCCCGGGCTTCCGAAGGTGACTACCGGACGCGCAGATGATTATTTTGAGAAGTTGCAGCAGACAGTGTCGAACACTGATTCGTACATCCATACTTGGGACGGCGAACTTTATCTCGAATATCACCGTGGGACTTATACCAGCCAAGCGTACAACAAACGGATGAACCGGAAGCTCGAACTGGCCTACCGCGAAGCAGAGTGGCTGAATGCGCTGCAAAGCATTTTGCAGGAAGACTGGAGTTTATATCAAGCTAAACCGCTGACGGCTGGATGGAAAATCATTCTGCGCAACCAGTTCCATGACATCATTCCAGGCTCCTCTATTCGCGAGGTGTACGAAGACAGTGCAGTTGAGTATGAGGAAGCAGAGCAGATAGGCAACCAAGTTGACACACAAGCACGGGCAGCAATCGCAGCAGAAGAATCGGCAGGTAGCTTTTCGATTTGGAATTCCTCACCCTGGACAATCACGGAGCTTGTCGCCATTCCAGCTTCTAGCGGGATGGCGCAGGGATGCTGGTTGAACGATTCAGGCGTACGCTTAAATGCACAGCTAGAAGCAGGGATTTGGTCCATTGAAGTAAGAGATATTCCTTCGCTCGGTTATACTACCATTCACTTCCAAGGTAATGAGGAATATATCAGCTCTGGGAAGTCTCCATTCAGCCACTCGGAGAGTGGGATCGAAACGCCGTATTATCAGCTGAAATGGAACGAAGCCGGGCAGTTAACCCGCATTTACGATAAAGAAGCACAGCGTGAAGTATTGGCCAAGGGTGCACGCGGCAATATATTACAGGTGTTTGAGGATAAGCCGCTGGCGCATGAAGCTTGGGATATTGACATCTTTTATCAGGAAAACATGCGTGAGATACACCATTGTTCAGCGATTGAAGTAGTTGAATTCGGATCGATTCGGGCCGTGATCCGGTTCAATTGGCAGTACCGCAATTCTACAATTTCGCAGAACCTGATTGTCTATTCCGCGAATCGGCGCATCGATTATGTGACCGAAGTGGACTGGCACGAGAAGCAGCAACTGCTGAAGGTTGCTTTCCCGGTTGGTATTCGAACTACAGAGGCAACCTATGACATTCAATTCGGCAACGTGAAACGGCCGACGCATTGGAATACGAGTTGGGATTGGGCGCGCTTCGAATCTGTCGGGCATCAATGGGCAGATCTGTCCGATAAGGGCTACGGCGTCAGTCTGTTGAACGACTCCAAATACGGCTATGACATTAAAAGCAATGTCCTGCGACTGACGCTGATCAAAAGCGCAACGCATCCTGATCCACATGCCGATCAAGGACTTCACCGCTTTACGTATGCCCTACTGCCGCATCAAGGCGATTGGCTGGCCGGGCAGACCGTTAAGCAAGCCTGGATGCTGAACGCCCCGATTCGCTATACGAAGGGGCGAGCAGACCAGACAAGCCGGTCCATGTTCGCCTTATCATCCGATACAGCCATGATCTCGGCCGTCAAAAAAGCGGAGGATTCAGACTGCGTTATTGTGCGTATTCACGATTACTCCGGCAGCGTCAATACACTGGAACTGACGAGTGGCCTGCAGATTCATGGATGGAGAGAAACAAATCTGATGGAGAAACCGCAAGGTGAGCTGATTAAAGACACCCCGATCTCCTTCGTCCTTGAGCCCTATGAGATCAAAACTTTTGAAATCGACCTGCGACTCTAA
- a CDS encoding cache domain-containing sensor histidine kinase, with protein sequence MSKIKTFYQNHLKKKMFNKILLFYSMVMVLLFISISILAYRYYEQRVVREQMDASLQELDILSISLNQQNERMYNAVQQIYTDAMIRDDLKYFLTLEYEDFLNWRLNQYAYSNRTERNSFDYHLRLLLKDEASISNIVLYSSEQRFYYVLNRETQHFYDQPKLSPAHREWFEHSLNEPWQYMGNEPLFVGKAADGSTPYSYANVLKDPLTLKKYGAILFELNTDRIKELMRDKLNNSMSRIMLITSQGQVIFDSLGRYENTIYPYWKQMSNQGDWVDLEEKSKVQLLNIGNTGMVAAAIIPESQIDLSLRTLRYSLIGIVNVCIIISITVTFTIIRRYSKKIHRIVVYMRRWQEGDLSKRIKMEGEDELQQISQSFNYMCDRLESYIQTVYVSEIKQKNAQLVALQAQINPHFLYNTLESIRMKAISSGARDVGQMIYILATMFRNLIKKQTHVTLAEEIELCGMYLALTQYRYENKLQVETNIDMSIAGSIVVKLLIQPIIENYIVHGFRTDEEDNRISITAAEQEGYIIIRVKDNGQGIELEKLIELRKALQTDVGSDSLSSDSLGLKNVHERIRLNYGSEYGISVVSEQGKGCEVIMKIPYTRED encoded by the coding sequence ATGTCCAAGATTAAAACCTTTTATCAAAATCATCTCAAGAAAAAAATGTTTAACAAGATCCTCCTGTTCTACTCCATGGTTATGGTTCTTTTGTTTATAAGTATCTCAATTTTGGCCTATCGCTACTATGAACAGCGGGTTGTGCGGGAGCAGATGGATGCGAGTCTTCAAGAGCTGGATATTCTCAGCATTAGTTTAAATCAACAGAACGAACGAATGTATAATGCAGTGCAGCAGATTTATACGGATGCGATGATCAGAGACGATCTGAAGTACTTTCTGACTCTTGAATATGAGGATTTTCTCAACTGGCGATTGAATCAATACGCATACAGCAACCGGACGGAGCGCAACAGTTTTGACTATCATTTGCGTCTGCTTCTAAAGGACGAGGCATCTATCTCTAACATCGTACTGTACAGCTCGGAACAACGTTTTTATTATGTTTTGAACAGGGAAACACAGCATTTTTACGATCAACCCAAGTTATCGCCTGCACATCGGGAATGGTTCGAACACTCCCTGAATGAGCCATGGCAGTATATGGGCAATGAGCCTCTGTTTGTGGGAAAAGCTGCTGATGGATCTACGCCTTACAGCTATGCGAATGTACTCAAGGACCCTTTGACGCTGAAAAAATATGGCGCCATCTTATTCGAGCTCAATACGGATCGCATCAAAGAGCTAATGCGGGATAAATTGAACAATTCGATGAGCAGGATCATGCTGATAACTTCGCAGGGTCAAGTGATTTTTGACTCGCTGGGGCGTTATGAGAATACGATTTATCCGTATTGGAAACAGATGTCAAATCAGGGAGATTGGGTTGATCTGGAGGAAAAGTCCAAAGTACAATTGCTGAATATCGGGAATACAGGAATGGTCGCAGCCGCCATCATTCCGGAATCTCAAATTGATCTAAGCCTGCGAACGTTACGATATAGTCTCATAGGGATCGTGAACGTATGCATCATCATAAGTATTACTGTGACGTTCACTATTATTCGCCGCTACTCCAAAAAAATCCACAGGATCGTCGTCTATATGCGGCGCTGGCAGGAAGGCGATTTAAGCAAGCGAATCAAAATGGAGGGTGAGGACGAACTCCAGCAAATCTCGCAAAGCTTTAACTATATGTGTGACCGGCTGGAGTCTTATATCCAGACCGTCTACGTATCGGAGATCAAGCAGAAGAACGCGCAACTCGTGGCACTGCAAGCGCAAATCAATCCGCATTTCCTTTACAATACACTCGAGAGCATACGCATGAAAGCAATCAGTTCAGGGGCTAGGGACGTCGGTCAAATGATCTATATTCTCGCGACAATGTTCAGGAATTTGATAAAAAAGCAGACGCATGTCACTTTGGCCGAAGAAATAGAGCTATGTGGAATGTATCTGGCCTTGACCCAATACAGGTACGAGAACAAGCTGCAGGTGGAGACGAACATCGACATGTCGATCGCCGGAAGCATCGTCGTTAAACTGCTGATCCAGCCGATAATTGAAAATTACATCGTCCATGGCTTTCGGACGGATGAGGAGGATAACCGGATTTCCATAACGGCTGCAGAACAGGAGGGATACATCATTATTCGTGTTAAGGATAACGGCCAAGGGATTGAGCTAGAGAAATTGATTGAGCTTCGCAAGGCGTTGCAAACGGATGTGGGGTCCGATTCGCTTTCAAGTGATTCTTTAGGCCTGAAGAATGTTCATGAACGCATCCGTTTGAATTATGGCAGCGAGTATGGAATAAGTGTGGTAAGTGAGCAGGGCAAAGGCTGTGAGGTAATCATGAAAATTCCGTACACGAGGGAGGACTAA
- a CDS encoding response regulator transcription factor: MRSILLVDDEPLIVEGMKSIIDWNANNMYIADTAHNGVDALAKLDGSPVDLVITDIMMPHMTGLELIREVKARNPFTKFIILSGYEEFNYVREGITLGVENYLLKPVNIDELEATIKHMQLDWEREEVRQIQMDQSWRILRNNVLQRWANETIDAKEFRERAQLLEIPMTKSSYCAAALRIVSDLDHDVNDLEFYEPKIAEQCEIIGSNQIPDGCEILCFPDQEGDIMVLFTSSGMGGEEWQYNALRSMKQWIATDTGACVWGVIGRPVQTYLGFPQSCNEVKLWLQNHLFVDSETFIVNTNSDAESGTFHEQQRELALDQFHKLLRDGESLQIDHFIDVSFNVQTEDSCLARTPFFNSAIQLMLAAKDLEKNPDYGGVFGPLSRIHTLSGLKQLVKRVIHQTHDTYHAIEKEYSPHVMVMLDFVKNHYKEELSLKTLSQKLDLHPNYLGQLFQQEEGTSFSDYVNQYRIERATHLLLYSDKKTAEVGAEVGYWDTSYFYRQFKKYAGVSPTELRAMYMKK; this comes from the coding sequence ATGAGGAGTATTTTACTGGTGGATGATGAGCCACTCATTGTCGAAGGAATGAAGTCCATCATCGATTGGAACGCGAATAATATGTACATTGCAGACACAGCGCACAATGGTGTGGACGCACTAGCAAAGCTGGATGGTTCACCCGTCGATCTTGTCATTACGGACATTATGATGCCCCACATGACGGGGCTTGAGCTGATTAGGGAGGTTAAAGCACGTAATCCCTTTACCAAGTTCATTATTCTGAGCGGCTACGAAGAATTCAATTACGTCCGGGAAGGCATCACGCTTGGTGTCGAGAACTATTTGCTTAAACCGGTCAATATCGACGAATTGGAAGCGACTATAAAGCATATGCAGCTTGATTGGGAGCGTGAGGAAGTCAGGCAAATTCAAATGGATCAGAGTTGGAGAATATTGAGAAATAATGTTTTGCAACGGTGGGCAAACGAAACAATCGATGCCAAGGAGTTCCGTGAGCGGGCGCAGTTACTGGAAATACCCATGACCAAGTCCAGTTACTGTGCTGCCGCGCTTCGGATTGTATCTGATCTTGATCACGATGTGAATGATCTGGAGTTCTACGAACCCAAAATTGCTGAGCAGTGTGAAATTATAGGGAGCAACCAAATACCGGACGGCTGCGAGATCCTCTGCTTTCCTGATCAGGAAGGGGATATCATGGTGCTGTTCACATCATCCGGCATGGGAGGAGAGGAATGGCAATATAATGCGCTTCGCAGTATGAAGCAGTGGATTGCCACGGATACAGGCGCTTGTGTATGGGGCGTGATAGGGCGGCCCGTGCAGACCTATCTTGGGTTTCCGCAAAGCTGTAACGAAGTGAAACTGTGGCTCCAGAACCATTTGTTTGTCGATTCGGAGACTTTTATTGTGAATACAAACAGCGATGCAGAGTCGGGCACGTTCCATGAGCAGCAGCGTGAACTCGCGTTGGATCAATTTCATAAGCTGCTTCGGGACGGAGAGAGCCTTCAGATCGACCACTTTATCGACGTCTCCTTTAATGTTCAAACAGAGGATAGCTGCTTGGCCAGAACGCCGTTCTTCAACTCCGCCATCCAGCTTATGTTGGCAGCCAAGGATTTGGAAAAGAATCCGGATTACGGAGGAGTATTCGGTCCCTTATCCAGAATCCATACGCTAAGCGGGCTAAAACAGCTGGTGAAAAGGGTGATCCATCAAACACATGATACGTACCATGCGATCGAAAAAGAATATAGTCCGCATGTGATGGTTATGCTGGATTTCGTTAAGAACCACTACAAAGAAGAGCTTTCACTGAAGACGCTCAGCCAGAAACTGGACCTTCACCCCAACTATCTAGGACAATTGTTTCAACAGGAGGAAGGCACCAGCTTTTCCGATTATGTGAATCAATACCGAATTGAACGTGCCACCCATCTTCTGCTGTACTCGGACAAAAAGACGGCGGAGGTGGGAGCGGAGGTAGGCTATTGGGATACATCTTACTTTTATAGGCAGTTCAAGAAATATGCTGGCGTTTCCCCAACAGAGCTTCGAGCGATGTATATGAAAAAGTAA
- a CDS encoding ABC transporter permease, producing MKNRAFLLLVLPGAAWFIIFAYLPMFGTIIAFKDFRIHPGGFFESVFKSEWVGFKNFEFLFSTDDAYIITRNTILYNVGLIFLGLILAVTLAIIMNELLNKRLAKFYQTAMFMPYFLSWVIISYFVFSFLNVEKGVFNQILVLFGEDPVSWYSETKFWPYFLIFLGLWKNAGYGSVVYLAAIAGIDRSYYEAAMIDGATKWNQIKYITLPMLKPLMIILTVLALGGIFRSDFGLFYQVPRDSGALYPVTNVIDTFVYRGLTIMGDTGMSTATGLYQSVVGLILVLLANYAVRKIEKDYAVF from the coding sequence ATGAAGAATAGGGCGTTTCTTCTGCTGGTACTGCCGGGAGCAGCGTGGTTTATTATTTTTGCTTATTTACCGATGTTTGGGACGATAATTGCCTTTAAGGATTTCCGGATTCATCCGGGAGGATTTTTTGAAAGCGTTTTTAAAAGCGAATGGGTCGGTTTCAAAAACTTTGAGTTTCTGTTCTCGACCGATGACGCTTACATCATAACGCGCAACACCATTCTTTATAATGTCGGATTAATTTTTCTAGGACTGATTCTCGCGGTTACGCTTGCCATCATTATGAATGAGTTGTTAAATAAACGTCTGGCGAAATTCTACCAGACCGCTATGTTTATGCCCTATTTCCTCTCATGGGTTATTATTAGCTATTTTGTATTCTCATTCCTGAATGTAGAGAAGGGCGTGTTTAATCAGATCCTCGTCCTCTTTGGCGAAGATCCGGTCAGCTGGTATAGTGAGACGAAATTTTGGCCGTATTTTCTTATCTTTCTGGGTCTTTGGAAAAATGCCGGATATGGCAGTGTTGTCTATCTTGCAGCCATCGCAGGTATCGACCGCTCTTATTATGAGGCTGCTATGATCGACGGGGCTACTAAGTGGAACCAGATCAAGTACATTACATTACCGATGCTCAAGCCGCTTATGATCATCTTGACGGTTCTGGCGCTCGGCGGCATCTTCCGCTCGGATTTCGGGTTATTCTACCAGGTCCCGCGAGATTCCGGTGCACTGTATCCGGTCACCAACGTCATCGACACATTCGTGTATAGGGGCTTGACGATCATGGGCGACACGGGTATGAGTACGGCTACGGGCCTTTATCAATCCGTTGTGGGTTTGATTCTCGTGCTGCTCGCGAATTACGCTGTACGTAAAATTGAAAAGGATTATGCCGTATTCTAG
- a CDS encoding carbohydrate ABC transporter permease, with product MNNLSESMERTLIHSPGKKSRDINAISPLWNFIFNVGICLFALSCIFPFIFIIIISFTDEKSLAINGFSILPKVLSLDAYRFLMRSGEQMAQSLGVTLLVTVIGTVLTLYLVSTYAYAISRKNFDQRGFFSFLAFFTMLFSGGLVPSYIVVTQVLHLRDTLWALILPSILNAFYIIVMRTFFTTTVPDAIIESAKIDGATEFGIYTRIVLPISLPGIATIGLFSTLGFWNDWFNALLYIDNPNLIPLQTLLIRIQNNMDFIVQNSSKVVSYDIAATLPTETVRMAMVVLATLPIALAYPFFQKYFIQGLTIGSVKE from the coding sequence ATGAATAACTTAAGCGAATCGATGGAAAGAACATTGATTCATTCTCCCGGGAAGAAATCAAGGGACATTAATGCGATTTCTCCATTATGGAATTTTATATTTAATGTGGGTATATGCTTGTTTGCCCTGTCCTGTATCTTCCCGTTTATATTTATCATTATAATTTCCTTTACGGACGAGAAATCCTTGGCTATCAACGGTTTCAGCATCCTGCCCAAAGTGCTCAGCCTAGATGCCTATCGGTTCCTAATGCGGTCCGGTGAGCAGATGGCCCAATCCTTGGGCGTGACCTTGCTCGTAACGGTCATTGGAACAGTTCTAACGTTATATCTCGTCTCTACGTATGCGTATGCAATTTCACGTAAAAATTTTGATCAGCGCGGATTCTTTAGCTTTCTTGCCTTTTTCACCATGCTGTTCTCAGGCGGTCTGGTCCCAAGTTATATCGTCGTAACGCAAGTGCTGCATTTACGGGATACGTTATGGGCGCTCATATTACCTTCAATTCTGAATGCTTTCTATATTATCGTCATGCGCACCTTCTTTACGACAACTGTGCCGGATGCCATCATCGAATCGGCCAAGATTGACGGAGCTACCGAATTTGGCATCTACACACGTATTGTGTTACCAATCTCGTTGCCGGGCATCGCTACTATTGGGCTTTTCAGTACACTCGGCTTTTGGAATGACTGGTTCAATGCACTTCTTTATATTGACAATCCGAATTTGATTCCGCTGCAAACGCTGCTCATCCGGATTCAGAACAATATGGATTTCATCGTGCAAAATAGCAGCAAGGTAGTATCTTACGATATTGCTGCAACATTGCCGACGGAGACAGTTCGTATGGCAATGGTTGTGCTGGCCACGCTGCCGATCGCGCTTGCGTATCCTTTTTTTCAGAAGTATTTTATTCAAGGACTTACGATTGGTTCGGTTAAAGAATAA
- a CDS encoding ABC transporter substrate-binding protein → MKIKKIALLMVVLLLAFATIMAGCGDNNSKENSNGNKPSGTQSSSPNETGDKTGDKLDPVKLKVYLIGGPQRDLPSVQEEMNKYLTEKINATVDITMIDWGDYSKRLPVITASGENYDIAFTSSWAFDYLPNANRGAFLPINDLLEKYGQDIKKELDPRFLIGSQVNGKNYAVPVNKELASQWVWRFNKQYVDKYKMDITKIRTLEDLEPYLKQIKEGEPADITPLAVPKGFKPYMPFDFLLGDEFPVGINMNSSDGKYVNILESEELKSSLKTIRNYYQAGYLRKDVATLEGIDNIKTGKWFADREQTQPYAELGWSRSAGYDIVSSPMQDPVIFTGSATGSMHAISANSKNPERAMMFLNLLNTDKYLRNLINYGIEGTHYKKISEDVIEDLPAMKDGYQMPGFALGNLFLTYSHKDDPTDKWEAFKKFNDSAKVAPSFGFNFNPGPVKTEVASISAIVKEFYPPIMTGAVDPDEHLPKAIAKMKSAGLDKVIAEAQKQFDEWKATNQ, encoded by the coding sequence ATGAAGATCAAGAAAATTGCTTTACTGATGGTTGTGTTGCTTCTTGCATTTGCTACTATTATGGCTGGCTGTGGCGACAATAACTCGAAGGAGAACAGTAACGGAAATAAGCCATCCGGGACCCAATCGTCCAGTCCAAACGAAACCGGTGACAAAACAGGGGATAAGCTGGACCCGGTGAAGCTCAAGGTATACCTGATCGGTGGTCCGCAACGTGACCTGCCCTCCGTTCAGGAAGAAATGAATAAATATTTGACGGAAAAAATCAACGCAACTGTTGATATTACGATGATCGACTGGGGTGACTATTCTAAGCGGTTACCGGTTATCACTGCCTCCGGGGAGAATTACGATATCGCTTTCACTTCATCCTGGGCTTTTGACTACCTGCCAAACGCAAATAGAGGAGCGTTTTTACCGATCAATGATTTGCTTGAAAAATACGGCCAGGATATCAAAAAAGAGCTTGACCCGCGCTTCCTAATAGGATCGCAGGTAAACGGCAAGAATTACGCTGTGCCGGTGAATAAGGAATTAGCTTCGCAGTGGGTATGGCGTTTCAACAAGCAGTATGTTGACAAGTATAAAATGGATATTACAAAAATCCGCACGCTTGAGGATCTCGAACCTTATCTGAAGCAAATCAAAGAAGGCGAACCGGCTGATATTACTCCACTTGCTGTACCTAAAGGCTTTAAGCCTTATATGCCATTCGACTTCCTTCTTGGCGACGAGTTCCCTGTTGGCATCAACATGAATTCATCAGATGGCAAATACGTCAATATCCTTGAATCAGAAGAACTAAAAAGCTCGCTTAAAACCATTCGCAATTACTATCAAGCTGGCTATCTGCGCAAAGATGTTGCAACTCTGGAAGGTATTGATAACATCAAGACAGGTAAATGGTTCGCTGACCGTGAGCAAACGCAGCCTTATGCAGAATTGGGCTGGTCCAGAAGTGCGGGCTACGACATCGTGTCTTCACCGATGCAGGATCCGGTTATATTCACAGGCTCTGCTACCGGTTCGATGCACGCAATTTCAGCAAATTCCAAAAATCCGGAGCGCGCTATGATGTTCTTGAACCTGCTCAACACGGACAAATATTTGCGCAACCTGATCAACTATGGTATCGAAGGCACGCATTACAAGAAGATATCTGAGGATGTTATTGAAGATCTTCCGGCTATGAAAGACGGGTATCAGATGCCAGGATTCGCACTTGGCAATCTTTTCCTGACCTATAGTCACAAGGATGACCCGACAGATAAATGGGAAGCTTTCAAGAAATTTAACGATTCCGCTAAGGTTGCTCCAAGTTTTGGCTTTAACTTCAACCCGGGTCCGGTGAAGACGGAAGTGGCGTCCATCTCGGCGATCGTGAAGGAATTCTACCCACCAATTATGACGGGTGCGGTTGATCCGGATGAACATCTGCCGAAGGCAATAGCTAAAATGAAGTCTGCTGGTCTGGATAAAGTCATTGCCGAAGCACAGAAGCAATTCGACGAGTGGAAAGCTACCAATCAATAA